Genomic window (bacterium):
GTCGAGGCGCGCCTTCTCGCGCGCGAGGGTGTAGGTTTTCGCGTATTGATCGCACAGCGCCGTCACCGCCAGCGCGAGAAAGACGGCCGCGCCGGCCGTGATCAGCCGGCGGCGGCGCGCGAGCACCTGGGCGCCGGTGGCGGCGGCCCGGAGCCGGCGGCGCGGGGTCATCGGAGGACGCCGGTCAGCATGACGGCGCCGGCCACCGGCCTGCGCATCGGCAGGACCCACGGCAACGTCATCATCGCGAGGATCACGACGAAGGCGCCGCGCACGCGCCGCCATAAGTCGAAGCGCCGGATCACGCCGGACCAGAACGGGGTCAGCGTCCCGGAGGTCTGCAAGTGATACCACGCGAGCGCGACTTGGCGCATGTAGCGCGCGGTCTCGGGATACGGCGGAACGCCGCGGTACCGCACCACCGGCACCGTGCCCGCGTTATACGCCGCGACCGCGAGCACCATGTTCCCGCCGAACCGGTCGGCAAGGCGGCGCAGATACGCGGCGCCGACCGCGAGGTTCGCCGCGGGCTCGTCGACACAGGCCGGTGCCGCGGGGTCCGCCGCGGACAAGCGGCACCCGGCGGCCCCGCCGATTTCGCGCCACGTGCCGGGCATCACCTGCATCAGCCCGTAGGCGCCGCGCGGCGAGCGGGCGTGCGGATCGAAACCGCTCTCCGCGCTGGTCATTGCCGCCAGCAGCGCGGGGTTGAGGCGCGCCGCGGTGGCCGTGCGGTTGATCAGGTCGGCGTACGGGATGCCGTAGACCAGGCGGGGGACGGCGACATCATGCGCAAAGCGGGCCTCGGCGGTCCGGACGTGGACCGTCGTCAGGTAGACAAGCGCGAGTGTGAGTAGGAGGGTCGCCCCAAAAACCGCGGCGTAGAGCGCGCGCCACCACAGCGCCCCTCCAGTGCGGCGGCCGTTGAGCATAGCGTCCCTTCGGTTCTGGGCTCGGGGCGAGATTCCCTGTCTGCCGCAGGCCCTCCGGCGCATGCGTGCCTCCCGCCTGCCCCG
Coding sequences:
- a CDS encoding lytic transglycosylase domain-containing protein codes for the protein MLNGRRTGGALWWRALYAAVFGATLLLTLALVYLTTVHVRTAEARFAHDVAVPRLVYGIPYADLINRTATAARLNPALLAAMTSAESGFDPHARSPRGAYGLMQVMPGTWREIGGAAGCRLSAADPAAPACVDEPAANLAVGAAYLRRLADRFGGNMVLAVAAYNAGTVPVVRYRGVPPYPETARYMRQVALAWYHLQTSGTLTPFWSGVIRRFDLWRRVRGAFVVILAMMTLPWVLPMRRPVAGAVMLTGVLR